The Episyrphus balteatus chromosome 4, idEpiBalt1.1, whole genome shotgun sequence genome includes a window with the following:
- the LOC129919519 gene encoding transport and Golgi organization protein 11 yields the protein MMATPQSPTRMFNGLSEDDALYSDAKYAHEINDKMRVPKRIRATGEFSDEDLLLSNQNGMMNSWNYHDKIDMNVPDRIVVLGHEEHLGTRSAPREILLENSILPKDPGFIRVATPPRVITLNDHHFPSASDQNSPNNNGNYQNDSESPPPYIRADASAATMGFHPNRTSSRAESDSEAVTTSTSGVGKRAIGQYNNNDMSLVNHREGTPIMGDLTPPEEILYLRRQLAKLNRRVLSIEIDNVQRSQREKIVYCMGLAYFLLKAIFWLNRN from the coding sequence ATGATGGCTACACCACAGAGCCCAACTCGAATGTTCAACGGTCTTAGCGAGGACGATGCCCTCTATTCCGATGCCAAGTATGCCCACGAAATCAACGACAAGATGCGTGTTCCCAAACGCATTCGAGCTACCGGCGAATTCTCTGACGAGGATTTACTCCTCTCAAATCAAAACGGAATGATGAATTCATGGAATTATCACGACAAAATCGATATGAATGTCCCCGACAGAATTGTCGTTTTGGGACATGAAGAACATTTGGGCACACGATCGGCTCCACGAGAGATTTTACTTGAGAATTCAATTTTACCAAAAGATCCAGGTTTTATTAGGGTTGCCACACCTCCACGAGTAATCACTCTCAACGACCATCACTTCCCATCTGCGTCCGATCAGAATTCGCCCAATAACAATGGCAACTATCAAAATGACTCAGAATCCCCGCCTCCTTATATTCGAGCAGATGCTTCCGCTGCCACAATGGGCTTTCATCCGAATCGCACAAGTTCCCGAGCCGAATCCGACTCGGAAGCGGTGACTACATCGACTTCGGGTGTTGGCAAGCGTGCTATTGGCCAATATAATAATAATGACATGTCTCTGGTTAATCATAGAGAAGGAACACCAATTATGGGTGATTTGACACCACCCGAAGAGATTCTGTACTTGCGTCGGCAATTGGCCAAGTTAAATCGACGGGTTTTGTCGATAGAAATTGATAATGTGCAAAGATCTCAGAGGGAAAAGATTGTCTATTGCATGGGTTTGGCTTATTTCCTTTTAAAGGCTATTTTTTGGTTGAATCGTAACTAA